The proteins below come from a single Salvia hispanica cultivar TCC Black 2014 unplaced genomic scaffold, UniMelb_Shisp_WGS_1.0 HiC_scaffold_737, whole genome shotgun sequence genomic window:
- the LOC125199926 gene encoding mechanosensitive ion channel protein 1, mitochondrial-like isoform X1 produces MAAMRISRLKHLHSVKSTFQFHVRPSSAYSSKCYASGESDTLQRFDQNGFGMSGFRSSNFSQYSRGFYSDVRISNRFLRNSTYRGSLPFAGKTPLLNQRFFSSASDGKGVTPVDATGTVGDVSVGGENWTPKVKEAWESAVEAAKYAGKKAKEASDEAAPHVQELLDAHPYLRDVIVPVGGTLAGTMLAWSLLPRLFRRFHKYSVEGPGALLSKGSLFGPVPYEESFWGALEAPVRYFVTFMAFLTVGGMVAPTTIASQYATQAWKGALVISVVWFLHRWKTSVIARALVVKGLEGVRRDQLLTMDKISTIGLFVVGSMALAEACGVAMQSVLTVGGIGGVATAFAAKDILGNVLSGISVQLSQPFSVGDMIKAGSVEGQVVEMGLTTTLLLTAEKFPVVVPNSLFSSQV; encoded by the exons ATGGCCGCGATGAGGATTTCACGATTGAAGCATTTACATTCTGTTAAATCGACTTTTCAATTTCACGTACGACCTTCTTCTGCATATTCGAGCAAATGCTATGCCTCTGGAGAGTCGGATACTTTGCAGAGATTTGATCAAAATGGTTTCGGGATGTCGGGTTTCAGATCTTCCAACTTTTCTCAATATTCTAGGGGGTTTTATTCTGATGTGCGTATTTCGAATAGGTTTCTGAGAAATTCGACTTATCGCGGCAGTCTTCCGTTTGCTGGAAAAACCCCTTTGCTCAATCAACGTTTCTTCTCATCAGCTAGTGATGGTAAAGGTGTCACTCCGGTAGATGCTACAGGTACTGTGGGTGATGTTAGCGTTGGTGGGGAAAATTGGACTCCTAAAGTTAAAGAAGCGTGGGAATCTGCGGTTGAGGCTGCAAAGTATGCAGGAAAAAAGGCGAAAGAGGCTTCTGATGAAGCAGCTCCTCATGTTCAGGAGTTGCTTGATGCTCATCCCTATCTTAGAGATGTGATTGTGCCAGTCGGTGGTACTTTGGCAGGAACGATGTTGGCATGGTCTTTGTTGCCTAGGCTATTTAGGCGGTTCCATAAGTACTCCGTGGAAGGACCTGGTGCTTTGCTATCAAAGGGTTCTTTGTTCGGGCCCGTTCCTTATGAGGAAAGCTTCTGGGGTGCATTGGAGGCTCCAGTCCGATATTTTGTAACGTTCATGGCTTTCTTGACAGT AGGGGGAATGGTTGCACCGACTACTATTGCCTCACAATATGCAACACAGGCTTGGAAAGGCGCTCTTGTTATATCCGTTGTCTGGTTTCTTCATCGGTGGAAAACTAGTGTGATTGCCCGAGCTTTGGTTGTTAAGGGCTTAGAAGGTGTCCGGAGAGATCAGTTACTGACTATGGACAAAATCTCAACCATAGGACTCTTTGTTGTTGGGTCAATGGCTTTAGCTGAAGCATGTGGTGTGGCAATGCAATCTGTTCTGACTGTGGGAGGCATTGGAG GAGTTGCCACTGCTTTTGCTGCCAAAGATATACTTGGGAATGTCCTAAGTGGTATTTCTGTACAGCTGTCGCAACCATTTTCAGTTGGTGATATGATAAAA GCTGGATCTGTAGAAGGTCAAGTAGTAGAAATGGGCCTTACAACTACCTTATTGCTGACTGCTGAGAAGTTTCCTGTTGTCGTCCCAAATTCTCTGTTTTCCAGCCAGGTATAG
- the LOC125199926 gene encoding mechanosensitive ion channel protein 1, mitochondrial-like isoform X2 — translation MAAMRISRLKHLHSVKSTFQFHVRPSSAYSSKCYASGESDTLQRFDQNGFGMFLRNSTYRGSLPFAGKTPLLNQRFFSSASDGKGVTPVDATGTVGDVSVGGENWTPKVKEAWESAVEAAKYAGKKAKEASDEAAPHVQELLDAHPYLRDVIVPVGGTLAGTMLAWSLLPRLFRRFHKYSVEGPGALLSKGSLFGPVPYEESFWGALEAPVRYFVTFMAFLTVGGMVAPTTIASQYATQAWKGALVISVVWFLHRWKTSVIARALVVKGLEGVRRDQLLTMDKISTIGLFVVGSMALAEACGVAMQSVLTVGGIGGVATAFAAKDILGNVLSGISVQLSQPFSVGDMIKAGSVEGQVVEMGLTTTLLLTAEKFPVVVPNSLFSSQV, via the exons ATGGCCGCGATGAGGATTTCACGATTGAAGCATTTACATTCTGTTAAATCGACTTTTCAATTTCACGTACGACCTTCTTCTGCATATTCGAGCAAATGCTATGCCTCTGGAGAGTCGGATACTTTGCAGAGATTTGATCAAAATGGTTTCGGGAT GTTTCTGAGAAATTCGACTTATCGCGGCAGTCTTCCGTTTGCTGGAAAAACCCCTTTGCTCAATCAACGTTTCTTCTCATCAGCTAGTGATGGTAAAGGTGTCACTCCGGTAGATGCTACAGGTACTGTGGGTGATGTTAGCGTTGGTGGGGAAAATTGGACTCCTAAAGTTAAAGAAGCGTGGGAATCTGCGGTTGAGGCTGCAAAGTATGCAGGAAAAAAGGCGAAAGAGGCTTCTGATGAAGCAGCTCCTCATGTTCAGGAGTTGCTTGATGCTCATCCCTATCTTAGAGATGTGATTGTGCCAGTCGGTGGTACTTTGGCAGGAACGATGTTGGCATGGTCTTTGTTGCCTAGGCTATTTAGGCGGTTCCATAAGTACTCCGTGGAAGGACCTGGTGCTTTGCTATCAAAGGGTTCTTTGTTCGGGCCCGTTCCTTATGAGGAAAGCTTCTGGGGTGCATTGGAGGCTCCAGTCCGATATTTTGTAACGTTCATGGCTTTCTTGACAGT AGGGGGAATGGTTGCACCGACTACTATTGCCTCACAATATGCAACACAGGCTTGGAAAGGCGCTCTTGTTATATCCGTTGTCTGGTTTCTTCATCGGTGGAAAACTAGTGTGATTGCCCGAGCTTTGGTTGTTAAGGGCTTAGAAGGTGTCCGGAGAGATCAGTTACTGACTATGGACAAAATCTCAACCATAGGACTCTTTGTTGTTGGGTCAATGGCTTTAGCTGAAGCATGTGGTGTGGCAATGCAATCTGTTCTGACTGTGGGAGGCATTGGAG GAGTTGCCACTGCTTTTGCTGCCAAAGATATACTTGGGAATGTCCTAAGTGGTATTTCTGTACAGCTGTCGCAACCATTTTCAGTTGGTGATATGATAAAA GCTGGATCTGTAGAAGGTCAAGTAGTAGAAATGGGCCTTACAACTACCTTATTGCTGACTGCTGAGAAGTTTCCTGTTGTCGTCCCAAATTCTCTGTTTTCCAGCCAGGTATAG